A stretch of the Candidatus Bandiella numerosa genome encodes the following:
- a CDS encoding ribonuclease D: MQYDYKYHIDDIPGNLNLKGDLAIDTEAMGLNNHRDRLCLLQIADELNDIHLVHFKSRNYSAPNLKKLLTDNSRVKIFHFARFDVAIIQKYLEIDIDNIFCTKIASKLCRTYTCHHSLLELCSELLDVKISKQQQSSDWGALSLNKKQLNYAAQDVKYLHQLYDKMCLLLLRENKMEIAEACFKFLPTKTKLDLLGWLEHDIFSHQS, translated from the coding sequence ATGCAATATGATTATAAATATCATATTGATGATATTCCAGGTAACTTAAACCTAAAAGGTGATTTAGCGATTGATACTGAGGCTATGGGCTTAAACAATCATAGAGATAGATTGTGTTTATTACAAATAGCTGACGAATTAAACGATATTCATTTAGTGCACTTTAAGAGCAGAAATTACAGTGCCCCAAATTTAAAGAAGCTTCTTACTGATAACTCAAGAGTCAAAATTTTTCATTTTGCCAGATTCGATGTCGCAATTATTCAAAAATACCTGGAGATTGATATAGACAATATTTTTTGTACAAAAATTGCATCAAAGCTATGCAGAACTTATACTTGTCATCATAGCTTATTAGAGCTTTGTAGTGAGTTACTTGACGTAAAAATTTCTAAGCAACAACAATCATCAGATTGGGGAGCTTTATCACTTAACAAGAAGCAATTGAACTATGCAGCTCAAGATGTAAAATATTTACATCAATTATATGATAAAATGTGCCTTTTGTTATTAAGAGAAAATAAAATGGAGATTGCGGAAGCATGTTTTAAATTTTTGCCAACAAAAACAAAACTTGATTTATTGGGTTGGCTGGAGCACGACATATTCTCTCATCAATCGTAA
- the ykgO gene encoding type B 50S ribosomal protein L36, whose amino-acid sequence MKVLSSLKSAKKRDLNCKLIKRKGKLYVINKKNPKFKAKQG is encoded by the coding sequence ATGAAAGTATTATCATCATTAAAGTCTGCTAAGAAAAGAGATTTAAATTGCAAACTAATAAAAAGAAAAGGCAAATTATATGTCATCAATAAGAAAAATCCTAAATTTAAAGCAAAGCAAGGCTAA
- the lpxD gene encoding UDP-3-O-(3-hydroxymyristoyl)glucosamine N-acyltransferase: MRAIVFHKKTGPFLLKDLISDIEGIQEVIGDSEILIFNISTLDNASKQDITFFHNPKYIESLKNTKAGACILKQEDKTYAPNGTASIITKNPQFVFAKLIDKFYPKNVRSHAISKSAFIKPSATIGKNCCISEGVVIGENAKIGENSYIGHNTIIGDNVIIGENTSIESNVTIIFAIIGKNCSIYSGVRIGQDGFGFIPGGPKIRQVGIVEIGDNVEIGANSCIDRGTLENTIIKNNCKIDNLVQIGHNVVIDEGTIIAAQTGISGSTKIGKSVLIGGQVGVAGHLNIADKVMIAGKSGVVNNIKEGEVIGGYPAIKINNWHRQNIFLKKQIMK; the protein is encoded by the coding sequence ATGAGAGCAATAGTTTTTCACAAAAAAACTGGCCCTTTTTTATTAAAGGATTTGATAAGCGATATAGAGGGCATTCAAGAGGTAATAGGTGATAGTGAAATATTAATTTTCAATATTTCAACGCTTGATAATGCTTCTAAACAAGATATTACATTTTTTCACAATCCGAAATACATAGAAAGTCTGAAAAATACCAAAGCTGGGGCTTGCATTTTAAAACAAGAAGATAAAACCTATGCTCCGAATGGAACTGCATCGATTATAACAAAAAATCCGCAATTTGTTTTTGCAAAACTAATTGATAAATTTTACCCTAAAAATGTAAGGTCTCACGCCATTTCAAAATCAGCTTTCATTAAGCCATCTGCAACAATTGGCAAAAATTGCTGCATTAGTGAAGGAGTGGTAATTGGCGAAAATGCTAAGATTGGTGAAAATTCATATATTGGCCACAACACCATAATAGGTGATAATGTTATCATCGGAGAAAATACTAGTATTGAATCTAATGTAACAATAATTTTTGCAATAATTGGGAAGAATTGCTCTATATATAGTGGGGTTAGAATTGGGCAGGATGGATTTGGCTTTATTCCTGGTGGCCCAAAAATAAGACAAGTTGGTATAGTTGAAATAGGTGATAACGTTGAAATAGGAGCAAATAGTTGCATAGATAGAGGGACCTTAGAAAATACTATAATTAAAAATAATTGCAAAATTGATAATCTTGTTCAGATTGGTCATAATGTTGTTATTGATGAGGGTACTATAATCGCAGCGCAAACTGGGATATCAGGTAGTACTAAAATTGGTAAAAGTGTTTTGATTGGAGGGCAGGTGGGTGTGGCTGGCCACTTAAATATAGCTGATAAAGTTATGATTGCAGGTAAGTCTGGAGTAGTAAATAATATCAAAGAAGGAGAAGTGATAGGAGGTTATCCGGCAATTAAAATAAATAACTGGCATAGGCAGAATATCTTTTTAAAAAAACAAATAATGAAATAA
- the fabZ gene encoding 3-hydroxyacyl-ACP dehydratase FabZ, whose amino-acid sequence MKSVLDISEIKKILPHRYPFLLLDKVLELNLNKNIIALKNVTINEDFFNGHFPQKPVMPGVLIIEAMAQAAAVFASKSVNDKDFKTENQIIYFMSIEKAHFRKPVVPGDSLYICVEQVQARRNVWKMSGEAKVDNVKVADAIFSAMLVKE is encoded by the coding sequence ATGAAAAGCGTATTGGACATTTCTGAAATAAAAAAAATACTACCACATAGATATCCATTCTTGTTATTAGATAAAGTGTTAGAATTGAATCTAAATAAAAACATTATTGCATTAAAGAATGTGACTATTAACGAAGATTTTTTTAATGGACATTTTCCTCAAAAACCTGTTATGCCTGGAGTATTAATTATTGAAGCTATGGCGCAGGCAGCGGCAGTTTTTGCATCAAAAAGTGTGAACGATAAAGATTTTAAGACTGAAAATCAAATAATATATTTTATGTCTATAGAAAAGGCTCACTTTAGAAAACCGGTGGTACCTGGTGATAGCTTGTATATTTGTGTTGAGCAGGTTCAAGCACGAAGAAATGTTTGGAAAATGAGTGGTGAGGCTAAAGTTGATAATGTTAAGGTGGCAGATGCTATTTTTTCTGCGATGTTGGTAAAAGAGTAA
- the lpxA gene encoding acyl-ACP--UDP-N-acetylglucosamine O-acyltransferase — protein sequence MIHKTAIIQKGAQIHSEAIIGPYCTIGRNVELAKGVKLHSHVCIDGFSYIGENTEIFPFASIGYPPQDLKYNGEESRVIIGKNNIIREYSTINTGTKHGNMETVIGDNCLLMISSHIAHDCVVGDNVILANNATLGGHVILGNNVIIGGLAAVHQFVRIGKFAIVGGVSAVVENVAPFASVAGDRAKIVGINIVGMKRHNYSKDAINSIKNIFKVIFGKDINKGFDERIKIIKNNYDNDESREIVKFLEEDGKRGFCMPSHKWELND from the coding sequence ATGATTCATAAAACTGCAATTATTCAAAAAGGTGCTCAAATTCATTCTGAAGCGATTATAGGTCCGTATTGCACAATTGGAAGAAATGTTGAATTAGCTAAGGGTGTTAAGTTACATTCTCATGTTTGTATTGATGGATTTTCCTATATTGGAGAAAATACGGAGATATTTCCATTTGCTTCCATTGGCTACCCTCCACAAGACTTAAAATATAATGGTGAAGAATCAAGGGTAATAATAGGAAAAAATAATATTATTAGAGAATATAGCACCATAAATACAGGTACAAAACATGGAAATATGGAAACAGTTATAGGTGATAACTGTTTATTAATGATCAGCTCTCATATTGCGCATGATTGTGTTGTGGGGGACAATGTTATTCTTGCCAATAATGCAACTCTTGGAGGGCATGTGATTTTGGGTAACAACGTTATAATTGGTGGACTTGCAGCAGTTCATCAATTTGTTAGAATTGGGAAATTTGCAATTGTTGGTGGGGTAAGTGCTGTTGTTGAAAATGTTGCACCATTTGCAAGTGTCGCAGGTGATAGAGCTAAAATTGTTGGAATAAACATAGTTGGAATGAAAAGACATAACTATTCCAAGGATGCTATAAATAGTATTAAGAACATTTTTAAGGTAATTTTTGGTAAAGATATAAATAAAGGATTTGACGAAAGGATTAAGATAATTAAAAACAATTACGACAACGACGAATCTAGAGAAATAGTTAAATTTTTAGAAGAAGATGGTAAAAGAGGTTTTTGTATGCCAAGCCATAAATGGGAATTAAATGATTAA
- a CDS encoding LpxI family protein, with protein sequence MINRDFDGIGIIAGQGLLPKMVYDECIKKGIRSKLIGLRGEINQKIFQDIVYDSFKPYDISQIFDYLNKNNLTKIVIAGRVNRANLSKLIFDKIGMKIFAEIIKTGFNDNNIYLTIIKFIEEYGFKIISPNEIIEDILTQKGNMTNVPIDEQMNIDIKRGIDILKGIILYDVGQALIIDQSLVLGVEAVEGTNELISRCAKYRNRSSGGVLIKMCKPHQDKRVDLPCIGPDTIKNIAKYTYKGIVVEAKKSIILASKDTIELANENKIFIYGV encoded by the coding sequence ATGATTAATAGAGATTTTGATGGTATTGGTATAATTGCAGGCCAAGGATTGTTACCTAAAATGGTATATGATGAATGCATTAAAAAAGGCATTAGGTCAAAATTAATTGGGTTAAGAGGTGAGATAAATCAAAAAATTTTTCAGGATATTGTATATGATTCATTTAAACCATACGATATAAGCCAAATTTTTGATTATCTAAACAAAAATAACTTAACCAAAATTGTTATTGCAGGTAGGGTTAATAGAGCTAATTTATCAAAGTTAATTTTTGATAAAATTGGGATGAAAATATTCGCAGAGATAATTAAAACAGGATTCAATGATAATAACATTTATTTAACGATAATAAAATTTATAGAGGAATATGGATTTAAAATTATCTCTCCAAATGAAATAATTGAAGATATTTTAACGCAAAAAGGAAATATGACGAACGTTCCAATTGATGAGCAAATGAATATTGATATAAAGAGAGGAATAGACATTCTAAAAGGGATTATACTTTATGATGTGGGTCAGGCCCTTATTATTGACCAAAGTTTAGTGCTTGGAGTGGAGGCGGTGGAAGGAACTAACGAATTAATCAGCAGGTGTGCTAAATATAGAAATAGAAGTAGCGGTGGGGTACTAATCAAAATGTGTAAACCTCATCAAGATAAAAGAGTGGATTTACCTTGTATAGGGCCAGATACAATAAAAAATATTGCAAAATACACTTATAAAGGTATAGTTGTTGAAGCAAAAAAATCAATTATTCTTGCAAGTAAAGATACTATAGAGCTAGCTAATGAAAATAAAATTTTTATATACGGAGTTTAA
- the ribB gene encoding 3,4-dihydroxy-2-butanone-4-phosphate synthase: MFDPIEDIIEEAKLGRPFIITDDEDRENEGDIIIPAQYITTEVINLMIMFARGLICVAIDQKIANKFDLKLHPRRNIDEFETAFTYSIDSRQGVSTGMSAIDKVHTIQKLVNENSTIADFKVPGHIFPVVARERGVLERRGHTEAAVDIAKLAKLKPAMVICEIINDDGTMARRNDLIKFSKKHGMKISSVEKLVQYIK, from the coding sequence ATGTTCGATCCAATTGAAGATATAATTGAAGAAGCTAAATTAGGCAGACCTTTTATTATTACTGACGATGAAGATAGAGAAAATGAAGGAGATATAATTATTCCTGCTCAGTATATCACAACTGAGGTTATCAATTTAATGATTATGTTTGCAAGAGGGCTAATATGCGTTGCTATTGACCAAAAAATTGCTAATAAATTTGATTTAAAGCTACATCCAAGAAGAAATATAGATGAATTTGAAACAGCTTTTACTTATTCTATAGATTCTAGGCAGGGAGTGTCTACTGGAATGTCTGCTATAGACAAAGTGCATACTATTCAAAAATTGGTTAATGAAAATTCAACAATAGCAGATTTTAAAGTTCCTGGACATATTTTTCCTGTGGTTGCCAGAGAAAGGGGCGTCCTTGAAAGAAGGGGGCATACCGAAGCTGCAGTTGACATAGCAAAACTTGCAAAATTAAAGCCAGCGATGGTTATTTGCGAAATTATTAATGATGATGGTACCATGGCAAGAAGAAATGATTTGATTAAGTTTTCTAAGAAACACGGTATGAAGATTTCTAGTGTCGAAAAACTAGTTCAGTATATCAAGTAA
- the cmk gene encoding (d)CMP kinase has protein sequence MNDTSNTIIIAFDGTAASGKGAVAKLLAEKLGYDYLDTGLMFRKVAYYCDIQNSTLDDNHVVTELIKKIDFDKQIDLRELYSDNISDISSKIATLKSVRNALLDIQRKFAKNKQGVVIDGRDIGTVVFPNADYKFFFDASIEERANRRYKQLQKDGKSIKLSSVLEYLKIRDERDTSRNIAPLVRAEGSFLIDTSKISIDEVLKIVLKKIKNN, from the coding sequence ATGAACGATACCTCTAATACTATTATAATTGCATTTGACGGTACTGCTGCATCTGGAAAAGGTGCTGTTGCAAAATTATTAGCCGAAAAACTTGGGTATGACTACTTAGATACGGGCTTAATGTTTAGAAAAGTGGCATATTATTGCGATATCCAAAATTCAACATTGGATGACAATCATGTTGTAACAGAATTAATAAAAAAAATTGACTTTGATAAACAAATAGATTTAAGAGAACTTTATTCTGATAATATAAGTGATATTTCATCTAAAATAGCTACTTTGAAAAGTGTAAGAAATGCACTGCTTGACATTCAAAGAAAATTTGCAAAAAACAAGCAAGGTGTCGTAATAGATGGGCGAGATATAGGCACAGTTGTTTTTCCAAATGCAGATTATAAATTTTTTTTTGATGCATCGATTGAGGAAAGAGCAAATAGAAGGTATAAACAGTTGCAAAAAGACGGAAAAAGTATTAAACTATCATCAGTGCTTGAGTATCTTAAAATCAGAGACGAAAGGGACACAAGTCGTAATATCGCACCTTTAGTTAGAGCTGAGGGTTCTTTTTTGATTGATACGAGTAAGATCAGTATTGATGAAGTGCTAAAAATAGTATTAAAAAAGATTAAAAATAATTAA
- a CDS encoding 30S ribosomal protein S1, giving the protein MNIENVPNFSQEKFSQLLEESLKNQPKEGSIVTGEVVNISGDTIFIDVGLKSEGRVSINEFSNKDELKVGDKVEVYIDRLEGRNGCTQLSRDKVAKEMAWNKFEELSENDGSISGKIIGKVNKGGFAVDIEGILAFLPGSQLDIRPIKDPSVLMNIEQPFKILKIDREQGNVVVSRRAILEDSRKEAKNELLAGIKEGMIFDGVVKNITNYGAFIDLGDIDGLLHITDISWDKISHPSEKITLGQEIKVIVTKYNPEVQRVSLGLKQLSDNPWKGLEKKYSMGTKHKGKVISISDYGVFVELEKSIEGLVYLNEIDWNTKNTHPTKLVNVGDEVETVVLDLDIDKHRISLSIKQCTENPWKKFVDKYPVGTKVKAKIKKIVDFGLFVNVMEEGKENDLDVLVPAVEINLDDNPKNALKNYKIGDDIEGVVLSSDLERERVTISIKQLEENNYKEITDKLVKAEVVTCKVLEVTKDGLYVEAPEGVKGFVKKYDLSKHKDQQKPERFTVGDRIDAKIISYDKSKRMLNFSVKILEIAEEKKAIAEYGSVDSGASLGDILGAAIEKQERDNK; this is encoded by the coding sequence ATGAATATAGAAAACGTACCAAATTTCTCACAAGAAAAATTTTCTCAATTATTGGAGGAAAGTTTAAAAAATCAACCGAAAGAGGGTTCTATCGTCACAGGCGAAGTAGTAAATATTTCAGGTGATACAATTTTCATTGATGTAGGTCTAAAAAGTGAGGGAAGGGTATCAATTAACGAATTTTCAAATAAAGATGAGCTTAAAGTAGGTGATAAGGTCGAAGTATATATTGATAGGTTAGAAGGAAGAAATGGGTGCACTCAGTTAAGTAGAGATAAAGTAGCAAAAGAGATGGCTTGGAATAAATTTGAAGAGCTGAGTGAAAATGATGGTAGCATTAGTGGAAAAATAATAGGTAAGGTCAATAAAGGTGGTTTTGCTGTGGATATTGAGGGTATATTAGCCTTTTTACCAGGTAGTCAATTAGATATTAGACCTATAAAGGATCCATCAGTATTAATGAATATTGAGCAACCATTTAAAATTTTAAAAATAGATAGAGAGCAAGGCAACGTTGTTGTATCTAGGAGAGCAATACTTGAAGATTCAAGAAAAGAGGCTAAAAATGAACTTTTAGCTGGTATTAAGGAAGGCATGATTTTTGATGGGGTAGTAAAAAATATTACTAACTATGGTGCATTTATAGATTTAGGCGATATTGACGGATTGTTGCATATTACAGACATTTCATGGGATAAAATATCACACCCTTCAGAAAAAATTACCTTAGGGCAAGAAATTAAAGTTATTGTTACAAAATATAATCCTGAAGTTCAAAGAGTTTCTTTAGGACTTAAACAACTTAGTGACAATCCATGGAAGGGTTTAGAGAAGAAGTATAGTATGGGTACAAAGCATAAGGGGAAGGTTATAAGCATTTCCGATTATGGCGTATTTGTTGAACTTGAAAAATCAATAGAAGGATTGGTTTATCTAAATGAAATTGATTGGAATACTAAAAATACTCACCCAACTAAACTTGTTAATGTTGGAGATGAAGTAGAAACTGTGGTATTGGATCTAGACATTGATAAGCATAGAATAAGCTTGAGTATCAAACAATGTACAGAGAATCCATGGAAAAAATTTGTTGATAAATATCCAGTTGGAACAAAAGTTAAGGCAAAAATCAAGAAAATAGTTGATTTTGGATTATTTGTTAATGTCATGGAAGAGGGTAAGGAAAATGATTTGGATGTATTAGTTCCGGCAGTTGAGATTAATTTGGATGATAATCCGAAAAATGCTTTGAAAAATTATAAAATTGGAGATGATATTGAAGGGGTGGTTTTAAGTTCTGATTTGGAGAGAGAGAGAGTTACTATAAGTATAAAACAGCTTGAAGAAAATAATTACAAAGAAATTACTGATAAACTAGTTAAGGCTGAAGTAGTAACATGTAAAGTTTTAGAGGTAACTAAGGATGGTCTATACGTCGAGGCTCCAGAAGGTGTAAAAGGTTTTGTGAAAAAATATGATTTATCTAAACATAAAGATCAACAAAAGCCTGAAAGATTTACTGTTGGTGATAGAATAGATGCAAAAATTATCTCATATGATAAAAGTAAAAGAATGTTGAATTTCTCAGTTAAAATTTTAGAAATTGCGGAAGAAAAGAAAGCAATTGCTGAATATGGATCTGTTGATAGTGGTGCTAGCCTTGGAGATATATTAGGTGCGGCAATTGAAAAACAGGAGAGAGACAATAAATAA
- a CDS encoding GNAT family N-acetyltransferase, protein MLNFFKIINQSIFTLFTIYFSIFKKGSSDFIGTIVLTSRNQNLGEMLLGYLINKEYWGNNYVKEGSIQLVILPFSFNIRTYL, encoded by the coding sequence ATGCTTAATTTTTTCAAAATTATCAATCAATCTATATTCACCCTGTTTACTATCTATTTTAGTATATTTAAAAAAGGTTCCTCAGATTTTATAGGAACGATAGTTTTAACTAGTAGAAATCAAAATTTAGGTGAAATGTTACTAGGATATTTAATAAATAAAGAATATTGGGGAAATAATTATGTAAAAGAGGGCTCTATACAGCTTGTTATTTTGCCTTTTTCCTTTAACATCAGGACATATCTTTAA